A stretch of the Haloarcula ordinaria genome encodes the following:
- a CDS encoding MFS transporter — protein sequence MADSARTLPDAARRRGLAIVLAVVFLDLLGFGIIIPILPFYTRSFPGGTEFVIGLLAASYSAMQFGFAPILGSLSDRVGRRPILIVSLTGSVLAWTIFGLADALWLLFASRMLAGAMGGNISTAQAYVADVTPPERRAAALGYIGAAFGVGFIFGPGIGAVLSFDATVAAVDAALPAVVPITKFSLPSFAAAFASLCGVVVALLFLPESRTPATPDDEQAARSSAIAQLRAAVAAPGLRELLVAFFLVSFAFSGVQIMFIPYVADVYGYTAAQSALLLTYIGVLAVLTQGILIGRLTARYGPIPLSVAGTAILVVSVGLLPFSKSIGAVLPDLTRLVPFLTADLLGLLVILTFLPVGNGVLSVTLTALVSQRAGADVQGSAFGITQGAGSLARTVGPPVMGGLYAAIGFWSPFVVGSVLLAPVALLVLRVGRTDESPDARPADPGHIR from the coding sequence ATGGCCGACTCCGCGCGGACGCTCCCCGACGCCGCCCGCCGCCGGGGCCTCGCCATCGTGCTGGCCGTCGTCTTCCTCGATCTCCTGGGCTTTGGCATCATCATCCCTATCCTCCCCTTCTACACGCGGTCGTTCCCCGGCGGAACAGAGTTCGTCATCGGCCTGCTCGCGGCGTCCTACTCGGCGATGCAGTTCGGCTTCGCACCCATCCTGGGGTCGCTCTCGGACCGCGTCGGTCGCCGTCCCATCCTCATCGTCTCGCTTACCGGGTCGGTACTGGCCTGGACCATCTTCGGCCTGGCCGACGCCCTCTGGTTGCTCTTTGCCTCGCGGATGCTCGCCGGCGCGATGGGTGGGAACATCTCGACGGCGCAGGCCTACGTCGCCGACGTGACGCCGCCCGAACGCCGGGCCGCGGCGCTGGGCTACATCGGCGCGGCGTTCGGCGTCGGCTTCATCTTCGGGCCGGGTATCGGCGCTGTCCTCTCGTTCGACGCCACCGTCGCGGCCGTCGACGCGGCGCTCCCCGCCGTCGTCCCCATCACGAAGTTCTCGCTGCCGAGTTTCGCGGCGGCGTTCGCCAGCCTCTGTGGCGTCGTCGTCGCGCTGCTCTTCCTCCCGGAGTCCCGGACGCCCGCAACGCCGGACGACGAGCAGGCCGCCCGGTCCTCGGCCATCGCCCAGCTCCGGGCTGCCGTCGCCGCCCCGGGCCTGCGTGAACTGCTCGTCGCCTTCTTCCTCGTCTCCTTCGCGTTCTCCGGCGTCCAGATAATGTTCATCCCGTACGTCGCCGACGTCTACGGCTACACGGCGGCCCAGAGCGCGCTCCTGTTGACCTACATCGGCGTGCTCGCGGTCCTCACGCAGGGTATCCTCATCGGTCGACTGACTGCGCGCTACGGCCCGATACCGCTCTCGGTGGCCGGCACGGCGATACTGGTCGTCAGCGTCGGCCTCCTCCCGTTCTCGAAGTCCATCGGTGCGGTGCTCCCGGACCTCACCAGGCTGGTCCCGTTTCTCACCGCGGACCTGCTCGGATTGCTGGTGATTCTCACCTTCCTTCCGGTCGGTAACGGCGTGCTGTCGGTGACACTCACGGCGCTCGTCTCCCAGCGCGCCGGCGCTGACGTGCAGGGAAGCGCGTTCGGCATCACGCAGGGGGCGGGGAGCCTCGCCCGCACCGTCGGCCCGCCGGTGATGGGCGGGCTCTACGCCGCCATCGGGTTCTGGTCGCCGTTCGTCGTCGGGAGCGTCCTGCTCGCTCCGGTCGCCCTGCTCGTCCTCCGAGTCGGCCGGACGGACGAGTCGCCCGACGCACGACCAGCCGACCCCGGCCACATCAGATAG
- a CDS encoding radical SAM protein, with amino-acid sequence MISEGCEQCAKGGKMVLFVYGYCDQRDCFYCPLGENRKNVTQVYANERPVEADADVIEEAKRMSALGTSITGGEPQEALDRTCRYLELLKDEFGEDHHTHLYTGITGGRENMRRLSEAGLDEIRFHPPLELWGDLHGTEWEDILYVAREEGLTPAFEIPGIRAETEFLEFLDEGAADFCNINEFEMSDGNYRRMQEEGFELKEDHMSAVEGSHDILETMGDHEKVYFCTSVFKDAAQHRSRLKRMARNICREFDDVTEDGTLVYGKAWVSEARLEELGVPEEFYAVKSDHVELAWWLLEEMVEEGDVPKGEIVEQYPTYDGTVVERTPLSGPGTGSRVTADD; translated from the coding sequence ATGATCTCCGAGGGCTGCGAACAGTGCGCCAAAGGCGGCAAGATGGTGCTGTTCGTCTACGGCTACTGCGACCAGCGGGACTGCTTCTACTGTCCGCTCGGGGAGAACCGGAAGAACGTCACCCAGGTGTACGCCAACGAGCGGCCCGTCGAGGCCGACGCGGACGTCATCGAGGAGGCCAAACGCATGAGCGCGCTGGGGACATCCATCACGGGTGGCGAACCGCAGGAGGCCCTCGACCGGACCTGTCGCTACCTGGAACTGCTGAAAGACGAGTTCGGCGAGGACCACCACACGCACCTCTACACCGGCATCACCGGCGGTCGGGAGAACATGCGCCGCCTCTCGGAAGCCGGCCTGGACGAGATTCGCTTCCACCCGCCACTGGAACTGTGGGGCGACCTCCACGGCACCGAGTGGGAAGACATCCTCTACGTCGCTCGCGAGGAAGGGCTCACACCGGCCTTCGAGATTCCCGGCATCCGCGCCGAGACGGAGTTCCTGGAGTTCTTAGACGAGGGCGCCGCTGACTTCTGTAACATCAACGAGTTCGAGATGTCCGACGGCAACTACCGCCGGATGCAGGAGGAAGGGTTCGAGCTCAAGGAGGACCACATGAGCGCCGTCGAGGGCTCCCACGACATCCTGGAGACCATGGGCGACCACGAGAAGGTCTACTTCTGTACGAGCGTCTTCAAGGACGCCGCCCAGCACCGCTCGCGGCTCAAGCGGATGGCCCGCAACATCTGCCGGGAGTTCGACGACGTCACGGAGGACGGCACCCTCGTCTACGGGAAAGCGTGGGTCTCCGAGGCACGACTCGAAGAGCTGGGCGTCCCCGAGGAGTTCTACGCCGTCAAGTCCGATCACGTCGAACTGGCCTGGTGGCTCTTAGAGGAGATGGTCGAGGAGGGCGACGTGCCGAAGGGTGAAATCGTCGAGCAGTACCCGACCTACGACGGGACGGTCGTCGAGCGGACGCCGTTATCGGGGCCTGGCACTGGGTCGCGGGTAACTGCGGACGACTGA